The Prosthecobacter algae genome includes a region encoding these proteins:
- a CDS encoding ATP-binding protein yields the protein MSDQVDLTNCDREPIHIPGSIQPHALILVLEEPSLRVLQVSANVPERFGLSLEEILNGSLHSLIAEADLAYLQKHVLGKQLEAAPHYLPPLKIIPSGLVFEALVHRYQGVLILELELWPDQGSMVHEEVYVSLKHTLNQLQGTSSVVEFCQRASEHVRQFTGFDRIMVYRFADDASGHVIAESKREDLGSYLGLHYPASDIPKQARALFVKSQLRLNPDVRYQPVGLVPALRPDTGAPLDMSYCVSRSMSPIHAEYLQNMGVGASMSISIVIADELWGLFACHHYSPRYVSHTTRMACEFLAHMLSLQVSNKERDEQHEYKLRLHREHRVLADAMAMQAEFHPVLIQSPGHTFAGIEAGGAALLLNDTVYLRGDTPDEKDVHALALLLAEKVEPAVWSTDHVAKHFPGWAGQASVASGVLAARLSRQAPAYLLWFRPEEKQTMNWAGDPTKAVETGPHGDRLTPRKSFELWEEEVRGKSRPWLACETDAARILRQTILETEVRRAEQLVRLNSELDERNRQLDSFAYVASHDLKEPLRGISNYSNFLLEDFADQLDEQGISYLRTMMRLTERMETLLDSLLYYSRLSRGEIHGRRVDMNTIVQDAQDMLIARIQESGARITVPRPLPEVNGDADRLSEVMSNLISNAIKYNDKPQSEIEIGWQAGELDSPPVFYVRDNGIGIAEEHRQLVFQIFKRLHGREEYGGGVGAGLTIVQKIIERHGGRIWLESKSGSGTTFYFTLEQDPNVP from the coding sequence TCCCAGAACGTTTTGGTCTGTCTTTGGAGGAGATCCTGAATGGATCCCTGCACTCGCTTATCGCCGAGGCGGATCTGGCCTACTTGCAGAAGCATGTTTTGGGCAAGCAGCTAGAGGCAGCACCGCATTACCTGCCGCCCCTGAAAATCATCCCCAGCGGACTCGTTTTTGAAGCTCTGGTGCACAGGTACCAGGGCGTGCTGATCTTGGAACTGGAGCTGTGGCCGGACCAAGGCTCGATGGTGCATGAAGAGGTCTATGTCTCGCTAAAGCACACGCTCAATCAGCTTCAGGGCACCAGCTCCGTGGTGGAGTTCTGCCAGCGGGCGTCCGAGCATGTGAGACAGTTCACAGGGTTTGACCGCATCATGGTGTACCGCTTTGCCGACGATGCCTCCGGTCACGTCATCGCCGAATCGAAGCGTGAGGATCTGGGGTCCTACTTGGGGCTGCATTATCCCGCTTCAGACATTCCCAAGCAGGCACGGGCCCTATTTGTGAAGTCCCAGCTCCGGCTGAATCCCGATGTCAGGTATCAGCCCGTGGGCTTGGTCCCTGCCCTGCGGCCAGATACAGGTGCCCCGCTGGACATGAGCTACTGCGTCAGCCGCTCCATGTCCCCCATTCACGCAGAGTATTTGCAAAACATGGGCGTGGGGGCCTCCATGTCCATTTCCATTGTCATTGCGGATGAGCTGTGGGGCCTGTTCGCCTGCCACCATTACTCGCCGCGTTACGTTTCCCACACCACCCGCATGGCCTGCGAGTTCCTGGCCCACATGCTCTCGCTCCAGGTCAGCAACAAGGAAAGAGATGAGCAGCATGAGTACAAGCTGCGGCTGCACCGGGAGCATCGTGTGCTCGCCGATGCGATGGCCATGCAGGCGGAATTTCATCCCGTGCTGATCCAGAGTCCCGGCCACACCTTCGCTGGGATTGAGGCGGGCGGTGCTGCGCTGCTGCTCAATGACACGGTGTACTTGCGGGGCGATACGCCGGATGAAAAGGACGTCCATGCTCTAGCATTGCTGCTGGCGGAGAAGGTGGAGCCGGCCGTCTGGTCCACCGACCATGTAGCCAAGCACTTTCCCGGCTGGGCAGGCCAGGCTTCAGTGGCCAGCGGGGTGCTGGCCGCGCGTCTTTCCCGGCAGGCACCGGCTTACCTCCTCTGGTTCAGGCCTGAGGAAAAGCAGACCATGAACTGGGCGGGCGATCCGACCAAAGCTGTGGAAACCGGCCCGCATGGCGATCGCCTTACCCCGCGAAAATCCTTTGAGCTCTGGGAGGAGGAGGTGCGGGGGAAATCCAGGCCCTGGCTGGCCTGCGAAACCGATGCCGCCCGCATCCTGCGGCAGACAATCTTGGAAACGGAGGTGCGTCGGGCCGAACAGTTGGTGCGGCTGAACTCCGAACTGGATGAGCGCAACCGCCAGCTCGACTCCTTCGCCTACGTTGCCTCACATGATTTGAAGGAACCCTTGCGTGGCATCAGCAACTATTCCAATTTTCTTCTTGAGGACTTTGCCGACCAGTTGGATGAGCAGGGCATCAGCTACCTGCGCACGATGATGCGGCTCACAGAGCGCATGGAGACCCTGCTGGACTCCCTGCTTTACTATTCCAGGCTCTCCCGTGGAGAGATCCACGGTCGGCGGGTGGATATGAACACCATCGTCCAGGATGCTCAGGACATGCTCATCGCCCGAATTCAGGAAAGCGGAGCGCGCATCACCGTGCCACGGCCTCTGCCTGAAGTGAATGGCGATGCGGACCGCCTCAGCGAGGTGATGTCCAACCTCATCAGCAATGCCATCAAGTACAATGACAAGCCGCAGTCCGAGATTGAGATCGGCTGGCAGGCGGGGGAATTGGACAGCCCGCCAGTTTTTTACGTCAGGGACAATGGCATCGGCATCGCCGAGGAGCATCGGCAGCTCGTTTTCCAAATCTTCAAACGACTCCACGGTCGTGAGGAGTATGGTGGTGGTGTCGGAGCAGGCCTGACGATTGTTCAAAAAATCATCGAAAGGCACGGCGGCCGCATCTGGCTTGAATCCAAATCTGGCAGTGGAACCACCTTCTATTTCACCCTTGAACAGGACCCCAACGTGCCATGA